In Acidobacteriota bacterium, one genomic interval encodes:
- a CDS encoding formylglycine-generating enzyme family protein — protein MKRLPLLGLLILSVALIQSSTPARPETALGNPAWPRLGDITGKDGAPMVLVPPGEFLMGSADTDPLVHFSEKPQRRVALAGFYIDRYEVTVDQYLGFLADIKLNGHVSCDSAEPRSSNHVPVPTKGTTWSSPTRPVVNVSWYDAAAYCAWAGERLPTEAEWEKAARGADGRIYPWGNDPPDARLLGNLADEASVRRPGSTPINAGTYVEGLNDRFGGSAPVGSFAAGASAYGAEDMAGNVQEWTASRERATLRDRAEDLGFRCARDQKPL, from the coding sequence ATGAAACGACTCCCACTCCTCGGTCTCCTCATCCTCTCCGTCGCGCTCATTCAGAGCAGCACCCCGGCCCGTCCTGAGACCGCCCTCGGCAACCCCGCGTGGCCCCGGTTGGGAGACATCACCGGCAAGGACGGCGCCCCGATGGTCCTCGTCCCGCCCGGCGAGTTCCTGATGGGGAGCGCCGACACCGACCCTCTGGTTCACTTCTCCGAGAAGCCCCAGCGCCGGGTGGCCCTGGCGGGCTTCTACATCGACAGGTACGAGGTGACGGTGGATCAGTACCTCGGATTCCTCGCCGACATCAAGCTGAACGGCCACGTGTCGTGCGATTCCGCCGAGCCCAGGTCATCGAACCACGTCCCGGTCCCGACGAAGGGAACGACCTGGTCCTCCCCGACGCGCCCCGTCGTGAACGTGAGCTGGTACGACGCCGCGGCGTACTGCGCGTGGGCCGGCGAGCGGCTGCCGACCGAGGCGGAGTGGGAGAAGGCGGCCCGCGGCGCGGACGGACGGATCTACCCGTGGGGGAACGACCCTCCCGACGCGCGCCTTCTCGGAAATCTCGCCGACGAGGCCTCGGTCCGGCGTCCCGGCTCGACCCCCATCAACGCGGGGACGTACGTCGAGGGATTGAACGACAGGTTCGGAGGGTCCGCGCCCGTCGGCTCCTTCGCGGCGGGAGCGAGCGCGTACGGCGCCGAGGACATGGCCGGCAACGTCCAGGAGTGGACCGCCTCGCGCGAGCGCGCGACGCTTCGGGATCGGGCCGAGGATCTCGGCTTCAGGTGCGCGAGGGATCAGAAGCCCCTCTGA
- a CDS encoding M20/M25/M40 family metallo-hydrolase yields MKTHLRTTPTLQLLIMTSVLAVTLALPAAVRAADSTDPVRAQIVRQHDEGVRRLQEWVRQPSIAAENRGMNEGCELMMRLAREAGFNQVTRVTTDGQQGVFATLDAGAPRTIGLYFMYDVKQADPSEWSSPPWDAALLEKAGFGKVVIGRGAVNQKGPEAAFLAALHAIKAAGRKPPVNLVLVAEGEEEIGSPHFHQIVRRPEVDAALRRCSGVFMPSAMQDPDGTASVSLGAKGVVELELVASGEKWGRGPGKDVHSSNRARLDSPAFHLVQALATLVTADGDPAIDGFADAARPASAAEAAMLDVAAARIKESTAMGLLSAKTWAHDLPWRASLERFLFTPTVNIEGLVAGYTGPGGKTVLPHRAVAKLDLRLVPDMTYDGAVAALKAHLAKRGFGDIEVNPSGGYDPTGSSADAPLIRAQISVLKRAGLDPILWPRNAGSYPGYVFTADPLRLPAGHFGLGHGSGAHAPDEYFVIESSNPKVAGWDAAVGSFVDYLDELAAIK; encoded by the coding sequence ATGAAGACTCACTTGCGCACCACCCCGACCCTCCAGCTCTTGATCATGACCTCGGTTCTGGCCGTGACGCTCGCCCTCCCGGCGGCCGTGCGTGCCGCCGACTCCACCGATCCGGTTCGCGCCCAGATAGTCCGTCAGCACGACGAGGGCGTTCGCCGTCTCCAGGAATGGGTGCGGCAGCCCTCAATCGCCGCCGAGAACCGCGGCATGAACGAAGGGTGCGAGCTGATGATGCGCCTCGCGCGCGAGGCGGGGTTCAATCAGGTCACGCGCGTGACGACCGACGGGCAGCAGGGGGTCTTCGCGACGCTCGACGCCGGCGCGCCGCGCACCATCGGCCTCTACTTCATGTACGACGTGAAGCAGGCGGACCCCTCCGAGTGGTCCTCGCCGCCATGGGACGCCGCGCTCTTGGAGAAGGCCGGCTTCGGAAAGGTCGTCATAGGGCGCGGCGCCGTGAACCAGAAGGGACCCGAGGCGGCGTTCCTCGCGGCGCTCCACGCGATCAAGGCGGCCGGGAGGAAACCGCCCGTCAACCTCGTCCTCGTCGCCGAGGGGGAGGAGGAGATCGGGTCGCCGCACTTCCACCAGATCGTCCGCCGTCCCGAGGTGGACGCCGCGCTCAGGCGCTGCTCGGGGGTCTTCATGCCGTCGGCGATGCAGGATCCGGACGGGACGGCGTCGGTGTCGCTCGGCGCGAAAGGGGTCGTCGAGCTGGAGCTGGTCGCGAGCGGCGAGAAATGGGGAAGAGGCCCGGGGAAGGACGTCCATTCGTCCAACCGCGCGAGGCTCGACTCCCCCGCCTTCCATCTCGTCCAGGCGCTCGCGACGCTCGTGACCGCCGACGGCGATCCGGCGATCGACGGCTTCGCCGACGCCGCCCGTCCGGCCTCCGCCGCGGAAGCCGCGATGCTCGACGTCGCGGCCGCGCGCATCAAGGAATCCACCGCGATGGGCCTCCTCTCGGCGAAGACGTGGGCGCACGATCTCCCGTGGCGCGCGTCGCTCGAAAGATTCCTTTTCACGCCGACGGTGAACATCGAGGGGCTCGTCGCCGGATACACAGGCCCCGGGGGGAAGACGGTCCTGCCGCACCGCGCGGTGGCGAAGCTCGACCTGCGCCTCGTCCCCGACATGACCTACGACGGCGCGGTGGCCGCCCTCAAGGCTCACCTCGCGAAGCGGGGGTTCGGCGACATCGAGGTGAACCCGAGCGGCGGCTACGATCCGACGGGCAGCTCGGCCGACGCGCCGCTCATCCGCGCGCAGATCTCGGTCCTGAAGCGCGCGGGGCTCGACCCGATCCTCTGGCCGCGCAACGCCGGCTCGTATCCCGGCTACGTCTTCACCGCCGACCCGCTGCGGCTCCCCGCCGGCCACTTCGGCCTCGGTCACGGCAGCGGCGCGCACGCTCCCGACGAGTACTTCGTCATCGAATCGTCGAACCCGAAAGTGGCCGGCTGGGACGCCGCCGTCGGCTCGTTCGTCGACTACCTCGACGAGCTCGCGGCCATCAAGTAG
- a CDS encoding sigma-70 family RNA polymerase sigma factor — MESIQRLQALSTAKTLDPDPVDLVEQARRGAPGAAEALWRGRSGAMIRVAIALGVRPEEAEDVVQETLLHAFSRLHKYDSGRAPFSVWLHRILVSRCSNSRRAARRFTAALTRLTKNPWSDPTPGPAEALVSREAHMALEALVRDLPPRRRAVWALTQIAEISALEVARILGMKEVTVRSHLRHAAESMRRALEVSR; from the coding sequence ATGGAATCGATACAGAGGTTGCAGGCACTCTCGACGGCAAAGACTCTCGACCCCGACCCGGTGGACCTCGTCGAGCAGGCGCGCCGCGGCGCACCCGGCGCGGCCGAAGCGCTCTGGCGAGGGCGGAGCGGGGCGATGATTCGGGTCGCCATCGCCCTCGGGGTCCGACCTGAGGAGGCCGAGGACGTCGTGCAGGAGACGCTGCTCCACGCTTTCAGCCGGCTGCACAAGTACGACTCGGGCCGAGCCCCATTCTCGGTCTGGCTCCATCGGATTCTCGTCAGCCGGTGCTCCAACAGTCGGCGGGCGGCGCGGCGCTTCACGGCGGCTCTCACTCGCCTGACGAAGAACCCCTGGAGTGATCCGACGCCGGGGCCGGCCGAGGCCCTGGTGAGTCGGGAGGCGCACATGGCGCTCGAGGCGCTCGTTCGCGACCTGCCACCGAGACGCCGGGCGGTCTGGGCTCTGACGCAGATCGCCGAGATCTCAGCCCTGGAGGTGGCGCGGATCCTCGGAATGAAGGAAGTGACGGTGCGATCGCACTTGAGGCACGCGGCGGAGTCGATGCGGCGTGCTCTGGAGGTCTCGAGATGA
- a CDS encoding MBL fold metallo-hydrolase: MILKQYYLGCLAHASYLVGDEAARVAAVIDPQRDVDQYLEDAKRLGVRIEHVFLTHFHADFVAGHLEMKERTGAAIHLGARAEAEYPFAPARDGDVIPLGAVKLGILETPGHTPEGISITVFDTARGAAKPHAVFTGDTLFIGDVGRPDLMASIGISAADLAGLLYDSLHGKLLPLPDTTLVYPAHGAGSMCGKNLSQETSSTLGQQRLTNYALQPMSRDAFVRMVTTDQPEAPAYFSYDAMLNRKARATLPAAMEKMLRPVPLDEVLRLGNAGACLLDVREPGEWAAAHLGGSVSIGLSGKFATWAGTLLDRERPIVVIAEPGGEVEAATRLGRIGFDQVVGYLEGGMHALSSRPDLVQSTSRVAAGDLAAQLKSAAPPIVLDVRNDGERADKHIPGSRHIPLGQLARRASEIPKGVPVVVQCASGFRSVIATSLLERQGWRGLTDLIGGIAAWESLSLPVEAGRG; the protein is encoded by the coding sequence ATGATCCTCAAGCAGTACTACCTCGGCTGTCTCGCGCACGCGTCGTACCTGGTGGGTGACGAGGCCGCGAGGGTCGCGGCGGTCATCGACCCGCAGCGCGACGTCGACCAGTACCTCGAGGACGCGAAGCGCCTCGGCGTGCGGATCGAGCACGTCTTCCTCACGCACTTCCACGCCGACTTCGTCGCCGGCCACCTCGAGATGAAGGAGCGCACCGGGGCGGCGATCCACCTGGGGGCGCGCGCGGAGGCGGAGTACCCGTTCGCGCCGGCGCGCGATGGCGACGTGATCCCGCTCGGCGCCGTCAAGCTCGGCATCCTCGAGACGCCGGGGCACACCCCCGAGGGGATCTCGATCACGGTCTTCGACACGGCGCGCGGCGCCGCGAAGCCGCACGCCGTGTTCACGGGAGACACCCTCTTCATCGGCGACGTCGGCAGGCCCGACCTCATGGCCTCGATCGGGATCTCCGCGGCCGATCTCGCCGGTCTCCTGTACGATTCGCTCCACGGCAAGCTGCTGCCACTTCCCGATACGACGCTCGTCTACCCCGCGCACGGCGCCGGATCGATGTGCGGGAAGAACCTGAGCCAGGAGACGTCGTCGACGCTCGGCCAGCAGCGCCTCACGAACTACGCGCTCCAGCCGATGAGCCGCGACGCCTTCGTCCGGATGGTCACGACCGACCAGCCCGAGGCTCCGGCCTACTTCTCGTACGACGCGATGCTGAACCGCAAGGCGCGCGCGACGCTGCCGGCGGCGATGGAGAAGATGCTCCGCCCCGTCCCGCTCGACGAGGTCCTCCGCCTCGGGAACGCCGGCGCCTGCCTCCTCGACGTGCGGGAGCCCGGCGAGTGGGCGGCGGCGCACCTCGGCGGGAGCGTGAGCATCGGCCTTTCGGGGAAGTTCGCGACGTGGGCCGGAACCCTCCTCGATCGCGAGCGCCCCATCGTCGTCATCGCGGAGCCGGGAGGGGAAGTCGAGGCGGCGACGCGCCTCGGCCGCATCGGCTTCGATCAGGTCGTGGGATATCTCGAAGGGGGGATGCACGCGCTCTCGTCGCGCCCCGATCTCGTGCAGAGCACCTCGCGGGTCGCCGCAGGGGATCTGGCGGCGCAGCTCAAGTCGGCCGCGCCCCCGATCGTCCTCGACGTGCGCAACGACGGCGAGCGCGCGGACAAGCACATCCCCGGATCGCGCCACATCCCCCTCGGCCAGCTCGCGCGGCGCGCGTCGGAGATCCCGAAGGGCGTCCCCGTGGTGGTTCAGTGCGCTTCGGGGTTCCGGTCGGTGATCGCGACGAGCCTCCTCGAGCGCCAGGGGTGGCGCGGCCTGACCGACCTGATCGGCGGCATCGCGGCGTGGGAGAGCCTCTCGCTGCCGGTGGAGGCGGGAAGGGGCTGA
- a CDS encoding energy transducer TonB, which yields MNAADEKARRLIDSLADHVKAPAPPAHVGTLFARRRRAERTLAVALVAIGLAGGAALLGLPRLRGPAPAVTGPAAEGRGGEAAALVIVERLRLHGRDALPRLTAVPGAGAVVVTSREERTFLGEIALGLFPEAWAGEEPVGPAGLHAGAEASYHVRLLRALVAQAPTGSALFGTHEFVIPLSERERWGRADQSEALRAALGATRIETLPGLVIRSGNAADGDPHRFETALGETLVDVAFEAEPIEGGWHRIRISAAGPLGPAGDFLDAELRVADGATVALAAPLGGEGDTLVIGVTPLAPGSPHDFGTVSTLGGDDVKPPVLREMVHPVYPERAKEERLTGKVIMDLVVRMDGTPDRLVVLQMPEGGEWLAGAAAEAVSKWRWDPATRADEPIDVYMTLVVDFQLR from the coding sequence ATGAACGCAGCGGACGAGAAGGCGAGGCGGCTGATCGATTCTCTGGCCGATCACGTGAAGGCGCCGGCGCCTCCGGCCCATGTTGGAACGCTCTTCGCGAGGCGGCGGCGGGCGGAGCGGACGCTGGCTGTCGCCCTCGTGGCCATCGGCCTGGCGGGCGGGGCCGCGCTCCTCGGGTTGCCGCGCCTCCGCGGGCCGGCGCCCGCGGTCACGGGCCCGGCCGCGGAAGGGCGCGGAGGAGAGGCCGCGGCGCTTGTCATCGTCGAACGCCTGAGACTGCACGGCCGTGACGCGCTCCCGCGCTTGACCGCGGTCCCGGGCGCGGGCGCGGTCGTCGTCACGTCGCGAGAGGAACGCACGTTCTTGGGGGAGATCGCGCTCGGCCTCTTCCCCGAAGCCTGGGCCGGAGAGGAGCCCGTCGGTCCCGCAGGGCTCCACGCGGGGGCGGAAGCCTCCTACCACGTGAGGCTCCTTCGCGCGCTGGTGGCGCAGGCCCCGACGGGCTCGGCGCTCTTCGGGACACACGAGTTCGTCATCCCCCTCTCCGAGCGCGAACGATGGGGACGCGCCGATCAATCGGAAGCGCTTCGCGCGGCTCTCGGCGCGACGAGAATCGAGACTCTGCCCGGACTGGTGATCCGATCCGGGAACGCTGCGGATGGCGATCCCCATCGGTTCGAGACGGCCCTCGGGGAGACCCTCGTCGACGTCGCCTTCGAGGCCGAGCCCATCGAGGGAGGATGGCACCGCATCAGGATCTCGGCCGCAGGTCCGCTCGGCCCCGCCGGTGATTTCCTCGACGCGGAGCTCCGCGTCGCGGACGGCGCCACGGTCGCCCTCGCGGCGCCGCTCGGTGGCGAAGGCGACACCCTGGTGATCGGCGTGACGCCCCTCGCGCCCGGATCGCCGCATGATTTCGGAACCGTCTCGACCCTGGGCGGGGATGACGTGAAGCCCCCGGTCCTCCGGGAGATGGTCCATCCCGTCTATCCGGAGAGAGCGAAGGAAGAGCGCCTCACGGGCAAGGTGATCATGGATCTCGTTGTGCGAATGGACGGCACGCCGGATCGACTCGTCGTCCTCCAGATGCCCGAGGGAGGCGAGTGGCTCGCGGGGGCCGCGGCCGAGGCCGTCTCGAAGTGGCGGTGGGATCCCGCGACGCGCGCCGACGAACCGATCGACGTCTACATGACGCTCGTCGTCGATTTCCAGCTGAGGTAG